GATAAGCATATTTCTGAGAACTGCCATGAGGTCGCAGGTTCTCCACCTCTTTTAAGCAGAACCCAGCCTCCACAAAGTTCCCCTCTTAATTTGTTTCTCCTTTATTACATATTTCAGGACAAAAAAAAGGGACAACTAAAAAATTAGTTGTCCCTCGAAAAATAAATACCAGTTGTCCTTATTTCATCAACAACATCTTTTTTGTTTGGTTGTACTGATCAGTATCAAGACGATATATATAAACACCAGTTGCAACTAATTTACCGCTGACATCAGTGCCTTTCCACGTTGCTTGATGCTCACCGGCTGCATATTTTGCATCCGCAATTGTATTTATCAAACGTCCATCAATATCGAAGATAGTAATCTTCACATTCGATTCTGTTGGTAATCCAAACTTAATCATAGTACTCGGGTTAAATGGGTTTGGATAATTTTGATTGAGATACCAAGCGCTTGGGATGTTTTTGTCATCGCCAACATTAGTGATGATAATGGTTTTAGAGTGCATCCCTGTCGCATGACCGGAAGCCCATGTTAAATCTTTAGTCGTATGGCAACCCAAACATGCAAAATCGAGTGTATGAGCCACGATGGAATCTGTTGGAATCTTTACGTTAAGAGAATCAGCAGTCCACATACCTGTGAATTTATTATCAGTTGTAGTTTTAATCTTCCACATATGCGATGCCTGGTCGCCACGATTATCATTTTGTTTCACTGCAGTATTTCCGATATATGGCATGTGGCAATCTTTGCATTGATTGTGTTGGAGCGTTACACCATCTTTGATAATATTAATTACTTTACTTTGGTGGCAGGAACAACCTTTTGCTATCGATTTTAAACCACCCCGGTCATAAACTGTGCTCTTGTGTGGATCATGGCAAGTTACGCATGTCATATTTGCAGTACGACGATGTTTTGTGAAAACCATTTGGTCGTATTGTTCACGATGATCTAAAAATTGCCCACCAGATTTTACAGGAATTCTTACACCAAGACCTCGAGCGTGACAAGTTTTGCAACCATTAAATCCATCTTTGGGAGGTTTGGTTGAAGGATTTTGAGTATGAGCTTTCGCTGGTCCGTGGCAGCCTTCGCATTGAACACCGAATTCAAAAAATGTCCCATCAAAACCAGGTTTATCTTCATAACGATATGGCGAAGTTGTTGCATCATATTTTTTCCAACCAGTAGTATGGCAACTCCCGCAAGTGTATAAGGCACCTGTTGGGGTGCGTAATGCAAATGTTTGATTTGCAACGTTTAAAGCATTATAAGCACTAAAAGTTTTAGGAGTACCTGGTAAGGTAGTCCCCAAATTAAATTGTGCTTTTGTCCCTTCAAAAATATAACCATTTTTGTTCATCCAACGAGCCTTCCAGCCAAAACCGCCTATTAGATACGAGACACTTGAATCTTGGTAGAGATCATCATAACGATATCCAAGGGCTAAAGCTTCAGGTGCAAGTGGAACGCCGTATTCGTTTGTTCCGGTTGGGAATGGACGATAAACTCCGTCGATTCCAATTTTAGTTGGGTCGATTTTTTGAATTTTCCAAGGGTGTCCTGACTTGTTAAACTCTGCAAGGTCGATTGGTTTGGTAGATATATGGCAGCCGAAACATGCAGCTTTCCCTGCATAATCGGGCCAAGTAGCTTGACTGTTCGCTTCTGAAAAAGCAACCAAAAAAATTAAGATAAATAAAGTTGTAAAAATTTTCATAAAAACCTCCTATTTATTTTTTTTGACATATAGTTATTTAATAATATTTTTAATTTAATAATATTTATTACTGCTGCCATCAATATAAATTACATCGGCAATATAACGAACTGATTATATAAAGTCAAGTATTATGCCACTATAACCCTCTTTTTTAAAGTATTAAATTAAGAACAAATCTATCAAATTGAATGGAAAATTGCGTTTTTGGGATAAAAATATTTATTTCTAACAATAATCATTTTCAATTCTGAATAAATGCAGTTAACAATTTATTAATTTCGATAAATTTATTAGTCTTGTTTCCCAATTGGAAATCTTTTCCCTTTACTGTTTGGATAAAAACTCCCCGCATTTTTTAATGGTGAAGTACTATCAAGCATATAATTTTTTTCAGGAATAAATAGTGGATCCACCGATAGATTACCCTTAATTCCCGTCAAGTCTTTGGTAAACCTATAATTGCCCATAATATTATTCCACACATTATTGAATGAGAATTCCACATTAACTGGATTGCCGTTCATCCAATAACCAACTTGCGGACAAACCCATTCGTCGCGCCAGCCATTATTTGTAATTATATTGTTATAAATTTTACCCACGGCAGTACTTTCCCAAACTGCAATACCACAATTCCCATTTTTGTCAACAACATTGTTTGCTACTTCCATAGTCGATGAACCTGTAATTACAATTCCCCATCCCAGATTTTCAAACACGATATTGTTTTTAACTATTGCGCTTGAGTTTCCGAAAGTTCCAATTCCTTTCCAATAATATGAGACGCTGTTTTTCATGACGGTTGCTTTTGCATCCCAGGTAATTCCTATGCCTACGCCCCTGCCCTGTTCGATAGTATTCTCCTGGATAACAGCAATGGCACCACGATAAAGAGCTATCCCATCCCAACTGTTGTTCCGGATGAGGCATTTTTCGATGATTAATTCAGAATTTTCGCGACCAACAATTCCAGAAATACCAACGACGGTATCATCTGAATATTCCTCGTTATCTTTGACGTGAACATTTTTTATGTGGACGATACTGTTTTTTGTTACAATTCCTCCGTTCGTAGCATTAGCGTCTCTATCACGTTTACCACCGCTAATCGTTAAATTGCAAATCGATGAACCGCCGCTATTCTGAAACAGGAAGCCATATCCGGCATTCGTGATAAGTTTTGTTTTGAACGGACCGGCACCTTTGATTACAACAGCTTTACCCTCTACAATAAAACCTGTAGTTGCTGTTACATTTGTATTTTGTTGACTGCAATTACCGCACTCTTCTTCGATATACGATCGTGGAAGTGCTTTGAATTCACCCTCATAAATTAATATTGTATCACCGTCAACAGAAATATCGATTGCAGTCTGCAAACTTTCGCCTTTTTTAACTTCGATGGTTCTGTTACCCGATAAAACATTAGAGTGAATTAAGATAATCGTTAATCCAAATATTATTAAATTTTTCATTTACTCCTCAGCCTGAGTTTCAAGTTTAATTACTTTGTAAGCTTTTAAAATATCTCTCCCAAAGAAAAGTAATCCCATCAGAACTGAAACCAGTCCGATTAAAAAGGAAAATATTGGTAAGATTTGTACAAATTCATGCGGGATGAAAAAGAACAAAGCTATTAGGAGAGATGTTAGAACAAAAAATATAGCCCCAATGATTTCGAAAAGGATAGCATTACGCAAAATGAAGGCGCGTGTTGAAAGCTCCTGCATTTGTTGGCGGACGCTGTGGAACCTGATATTTTCCGAATAGTCCAAGTCTTTCCCGGAAACTAATTGTTTCTGTAATCGACGTCGTTCTTCGTTCAATAATCGGATGCGATTGACAATAAATGAATACCGGTTTTGAAGCCCAAGAAGAATTAGCCCGCAGCTTGAAATCATTATTGCCGGGGCTAAAATTGCTTGAATTATCTGTGTAGCAGAAATATCGAACATCGGAATATGTTATTTATGTAAGATTATTTGACAATTGCACCGTTGGATATTTCTCCAGCGGTTGTTACAAAAACAAGTTTCCCATCAGTATCTGACGCCGCGAGCAGCATCCCTTGCGAGTCGGTTCCCATTAATTTTGTTGGCTGAAGATTCGCGACAACAATTATTTTTTTCCCGATTAAATCGCTTGGTTTATAATGTTGAGCGATACCGGCAACCAACTGCCGTTTTTCAGCACCTAATAAAATCTGTAACTTTAACAATTTTTCTGATTTTGGAACTTTCTCACATTCCATAACCGTTGCAACGCGTAAATCGATTTTTTTAAAATCTTCAATCGTAATTGTAGGTTTAATTTCTACCACTTGAACATCTGAAGACTTGTTGGGAACGCTTAATTTATCCAATTCTTTTTGTATAATTTCGTCTTCAATTTTGGTAAAGAGAATTTCAGAAATTCCTAATTTGGTACCCGGTTTTAATTCTAATTTCGCTGCGTTATTCCAACTGAAGTTTTCGCTGGTAACCGGCAAATTAAACAATGAATGTATTCGATGCGCCACACCGGGTATAACGGGTTGAAATAAAATAGAAAGTGTCCGAACTGCTTGTAGGCTAATGTTGATTGTTGTAGAACATTTTTCAGGATTATTCTTATTTGTTTTCCAGGGTTCGCTATCGTTAAAATATTTATTGGCAGAACGAGCGAGGTTCATAGTTTCGAGTACCGCCTCACGGAATTTATATTTTTCAATTAAGTTACCTACCGTCTCGGGTTTGAGCGTAAGTTCATTCACGAAAGCATTATCCAAATCAGAGAGTTCGTGTAATTGAGGAACAACGCCCTCAAAATTTTTATGAACAAAAGTAAACGTGCGATTTACAAAATTACCGAGGATATCGGCTAACTCGTTGTTATGCTTCGCTTGAAAATCTTTCCAATAAAAATCGGAATCGCGTGATTCGGGCATATTGACCGCAAGAGCATATCGCAGCGAATCGGCAGGATATTTTTCTAAAAACTCATCTACATCAACACCCCATCCGCGGCTTTTCGAAAACTTTTGTCCTTCCAAATTCAAGAATTCATTGGCGGGTACATTTGTAGGAAGTACATATTTAATATCGCTATTATCGTTCCATGCCATCAACATTGCCGGAAAAACTATACAATGGAACACAACATTATCTTTTCCGATGAACGCTACATACTTTGTATCATCTTTCGTCCAATAATCTTTCCACTTTTCGTTACCGTTCTTTTGCGACCATTCTTTTGTACTCGAAATATAACCTAACACTGCATCGAACCACACATACAAAACCTTATCCTTATAACCTTCTAACGGAACTTCCACCCCCCATTGCAAATCGCGCGTAACTGCTCGGTCTTGGAGACCATCGTTGAACCAGGATTGACAATACTTAATAACATTATCGCGCCAACCGTCTTCAGTATTTTTTTTATCTATATAATTTTTGAGTCGTTGCTGATAATCGCCGAGAGGAAAATACCAATGCGAGGTTTCACGCACAATCGGAGTATCGCCGCTGATTTTACTTTTCGGGTCGATCAAATCGGTCGGATTTAAAAAAGTGCCGCATTTTTCGCACTGATCGCCACGGGCATCGGGTGCTTTACAAGTCGGGCAGGTTCCTTCCACATATCTATCAGGTAAAAACATCCTCGCTTTTTGGTCGTAAAGTTGCTTCTCAATTTTTTCTTTTAATATCCCTGCTCTGTGCATCTTTATAAAAAATTCCTGTGCAATAGAATGGTGCAGCGGAAGCGAAGTTCGTGAGTAATTATCGAAACTCATCCCGAATTTTCCGAAAGCTTTTTTATTCAACTCGTGATATCTATCTACGATTGCCTGAGGTGTTGTTTTCTCGTTTTCCGCAGTGATCGTAATAGGAACGCCGTGTTCATCGGAGCCGCAAATAAAAAGTACATCACGTTTTTGTAACCTTTGATAACGGGCATAAATATCAGCCGGTAAATATGCGCCGGCTAAATGACCTAAATGTATTTTACCGTTTGCGTATGGTAACGCTGCGGTAATTAAAATTCTTTTATACTCTTTTTTCATTTGATTTATTGTTCGAATACCAAACAGCATTTCAACCTGCCACATTGTCCCGAAAGTTTCAGCGGATTATGAGATAATCCTTGTTGAGCAACGTGTTGAGAAGAAATCCGTTCAAAGTCGTGTAACCAAATTGTGCAACAAATTTGTCTGCCGCAAACACCGATACCACCTACTCTTTTAGTTTCATCCCGTACACCAATCTGTCGCATCTCGATGCGTGTATGGTAAACGAAAGCCAAGTCTTTCACTAATTCACGAAAGTCTATTCGGTGTTCGGCTGTGTAGTAGAAAGTCATCCGGTTCAAATCGAATTGGTATTCAACATCAACCAGACGCATCGACAACTGATGTTTTGATATTTTTTCGAGGGCTATGTTAAAAGTTTCGGCTTCCTTTGTTCGATTCTCTTGGAGCTGTTGTAAATCGCCTTCGTTTGCTAACCTGATAATTTTTTTTAACTCACCGCAGTTTCCCTTTTTTGTCTGCATTTTTAAGAAGGCGAGATTCCCTGTCGATACAACCATCCCGATGTCGCAACCCCTGTCGGCTTCAACAATTACATAAGTATTAATCTGAATACTCAATCCATTCTGCACACAATAAAAATCGCACCGGTCTGCTTTGAATTTAATGAGGGCATAACTAATTTCGGTAGTTACATTTTGTTGGGTTTCTTGAGGGCACTGTTTGCAATGAACATTCCCGTTTTGAGAATAATATTCATCAGGAAAGTTATTTCCTTTTGAATTTGTCTTCTCGTTTTCCTGCGGATACTTATTCTGATGCACTAATAGAACCTTAATTTTTAACTAAAATAATACGTCTTATTTTAATAACCATTACTGTAATAATCAATTTAATATATACATTTTTTTTGAGAAGTAAAAGAGCTTTTTCAATTTCTTTAAAAACAGCGTAGATATCG
Above is a genomic segment from Bacteroidota bacterium containing:
- a CDS encoding T9SS type A sorting domain-containing protein, translated to MKIFTTLFILIFLVAFSEANSQATWPDYAGKAACFGCHISTKPIDLAEFNKSGHPWKIQKIDPTKIGIDGVYRPFPTGTNEYGVPLAPEALALGYRYDDLYQDSSVSYLIGGFGWKARWMNKNGYIFEGTKAQFNLGTTLPGTPKTFSAYNALNVANQTFALRTPTGALYTCGSCHTTGWKKYDATTSPYRYEDKPGFDGTFFEFGVQCEGCHGPAKAHTQNPSTKPPKDGFNGCKTCHARGLGVRIPVKSGGQFLDHREQYDQMVFTKHRRTANMTCVTCHDPHKSTVYDRGGLKSIAKGCSCHQSKVINIIKDGVTLQHNQCKDCHMPYIGNTAVKQNDNRGDQASHMWKIKTTTDNKFTGMWTADSLNVKIPTDSIVAHTLDFACLGCHTTKDLTWASGHATGMHSKTIIITNVGDDKNIPSAWYLNQNYPNPFNPSTMIKFGLPTESNVKITIFDIDGRLINTIADAKYAAGEHQATWKGTDVSGKLVATGVYIYRLDTDQYNQTKKMLLMK
- a CDS encoding right-handed parallel beta-helix repeat-containing protein codes for the protein MKNLIIFGLTIILIHSNVLSGNRTIEVKKGESLQTAIDISVDGDTILIYEGEFKALPRSYIEEECGNCSQQNTNVTATTGFIVEGKAVVIKGAGPFKTKLITNAGYGFLFQNSGGSSICNLTISGGKRDRDANATNGGIVTKNSIVHIKNVHVKDNEEYSDDTVVGISGIVGRENSELIIEKCLIRNNSWDGIALYRGAIAVIQENTIEQGRGVGIGITWDAKATVMKNSVSYYWKGIGTFGNSSAIVKNNIVFENLGWGIVITGSSTMEVANNVVDKNGNCGIAVWESTAVGKIYNNIITNNGWRDEWVCPQVGYWMNGNPVNVEFSFNNVWNNIMGNYRFTKDLTGIKGNLSVDPLFIPEKNYMLDSTSPLKNAGSFYPNSKGKRFPIGKQD
- a CDS encoding DUF2721 domain-containing protein, whose amino-acid sequence is MFDISATQIIQAILAPAIMISSCGLILLGLQNRYSFIVNRIRLLNEERRRLQKQLVSGKDLDYSENIRFHSVRQQMQELSTRAFILRNAILFEIIGAIFFVLTSLLIALFFFIPHEFVQILPIFSFLIGLVSVLMGLLFFGRDILKAYKVIKLETQAEE
- the metG gene encoding methionine--tRNA ligase, producing the protein MKKEYKRILITAALPYANGKIHLGHLAGAYLPADIYARYQRLQKRDVLFICGSDEHGVPITITAENEKTTPQAIVDRYHELNKKAFGKFGMSFDNYSRTSLPLHHSIAQEFFIKMHRAGILKEKIEKQLYDQKARMFLPDRYVEGTCPTCKAPDARGDQCEKCGTFLNPTDLIDPKSKISGDTPIVRETSHWYFPLGDYQQRLKNYIDKKNTEDGWRDNVIKYCQSWFNDGLQDRAVTRDLQWGVEVPLEGYKDKVLYVWFDAVLGYISSTKEWSQKNGNEKWKDYWTKDDTKYVAFIGKDNVVFHCIVFPAMLMAWNDNSDIKYVLPTNVPANEFLNLEGQKFSKSRGWGVDVDEFLEKYPADSLRYALAVNMPESRDSDFYWKDFQAKHNNELADILGNFVNRTFTFVHKNFEGVVPQLHELSDLDNAFVNELTLKPETVGNLIEKYKFREAVLETMNLARSANKYFNDSEPWKTNKNNPEKCSTTINISLQAVRTLSILFQPVIPGVAHRIHSLFNLPVTSENFSWNNAAKLELKPGTKLGISEILFTKIEDEIIQKELDKLSVPNKSSDVQVVEIKPTITIEDFKKIDLRVATVMECEKVPKSEKLLKLQILLGAEKRQLVAGIAQHYKPSDLIGKKIIVVANLQPTKLMGTDSQGMLLAASDTDGKLVFVTTAGEISNGAIVK
- the ricT gene encoding regulatory iron-sulfur-containing complex subunit RicT; its protein translation is MHQNKYPQENEKTNSKGNNFPDEYYSQNGNVHCKQCPQETQQNVTTEISYALIKFKADRCDFYCVQNGLSIQINTYVIVEADRGCDIGMVVSTGNLAFLKMQTKKGNCGELKKIIRLANEGDLQQLQENRTKEAETFNIALEKISKHQLSMRLVDVEYQFDLNRMTFYYTAEHRIDFRELVKDLAFVYHTRIEMRQIGVRDETKRVGGIGVCGRQICCTIWLHDFERISSQHVAQQGLSHNPLKLSGQCGRLKCCLVFEQ